The Megachile rotundata isolate GNS110a chromosome 11, iyMegRotu1, whole genome shotgun sequence genome includes a region encoding these proteins:
- the LOC100882977 gene encoding uncharacterized protein LOC100882977 produces MSYRRIIRSISAILLIATIVGSGSTFAGHKGIRSYDSGPGGRGVGQPGKGCPKCKWEDDDYWEQQEEEMEPKERDEDECDDGDDGQYREHGSWVHKLGHAPGSSPGGNVGNNAGNVGGSSFGPVKQTYGSGPGSWKANQGQPGPSWNSGTTKPSWSQPKPGSQSGQWNPTGSRDQQSGSWDDNDTGCAGSSPCGGSSGAGPLKQAPVPFGSGGAANVQKQASLDYSTGSQGRSGPGQHGGFQGSSGSPFRPGPHFASGFPQDIFGLFYGGTGSPGGGPGGPGAPGGPGAPGAPGGAGGRGAPGGAGSPGAPGGPGGPGGPGVQGRSGGAGGSGGSGGSGRSGGPGGPGAPGGSGGSGTPGGAGAPGGAGAPGGPGAPGGPGAPGGSGGPGEAGGAGGHGGAGGVGAPGGPGGPGAPGGPGVIGRPGGHGGAGGDGGAGTPGGPGGPGGAGAPGAPGYPGGRGGLGGRGTPGGPGRPRGPDGPDGPDGPGSPGGPRGHDLPGYPGASGRPGGPGILLINYYYFLVVYPTNLLLSQQGSPGGPGGYGGPGYPGASGRPGGPGSPGGPGGYGGPGSPGYPGASGGPGSPGNPGYPGASGRPGSPHSANSIATANAVSTAFAGASPANQPYSGTKGAPSGSSPNAFGNKPNSGSTGRPTSNNGDSNIFYIDVKPAPGSPVGIKRPKHRPSFGTKPGDSGAGQPFRAPGGSPGSQPSPSGGPGGSPGTQPYGGSGPSSPSAFGGSGATRPSPFGGSGGTRPGTQPYGGSSPHGGPGATSPGTQPSPYGGPDATKSGTHPSPFGGPGATRPGSQPSPFGGSGATKPGSQPYGGPGATKPGNQPYGGPGATSPGSQPSPFGGPGATSLGSQPSPFGGPGATRPGTQPSPFGGPGATRPGTQPSPFGGASTKPFGGSGPFGPTKSPFSQGGPTGSPGAGHPVNQAPLGSQPIGPGGVPGAGGAGCSGGSQGCSGGCSGGSQGCSGGCTGGSQGCGGGCSSGSPGGKPCDQGAVNVNKIVGPVGGVPSPNDYSQTSQPAFPGQTSTGAGSAYGCQQGNCAPGAGGPPYINKIENDNNGGYAGNPFLNGKVPNVVPSPNVGGSSSSTNKPIGAGNPFLSGSGLGSTGAGSWSQETVPISGPDSSSPSKPVGKDNPFFTDVEPTRGDIGSSSGPGSYHIPGSSGGAGGGARGPTGINRGVGSGGGVGLSGDLASLPGHSGANGGFGGAFSGAVASSFAGASAGAGANAGAGAGAGAVPNLAQANSGSWASSGAGSQAGNGGWASSGASAYASSSANSWAGPVGVKG; encoded by the exons ATGAGTTACCGAAGGATCATCCGATCGATTTCAGCGATATTACTGATCGCCACGATTGTTGGATCAG GCAGCACGTTCGCCGGACACAAAGGAATACGAAGCTACGATAGCGGGCCCGGGGGTAGGGGGGTAGGGCAGCCCGGTAAAGGATGCCCCAAATGCAAGTGGGAGGATGATGACTACTGGGAGCAGCAGGAGGAGGAGATGGAACCGAAAGAGAGGGACGAGGACGAGTGCGACGACGGGGATGATGGACAGTACAGGGAGCATGGTTCTTGGGTCCATAAACTAGGACATGCTCCTGGAAGTTCTCCAGGTGGCAATGTTGGAAACAACGCTGGAAATGTTGGAGGTTCTTCATTTGGACCCGTTAAACAGACATATGGATCCGGTCCAGGGTCATGGAAGGCAAACCAAGGTCAACCGGGACCAAGCTGGAACTCTGGAACGACTAAACCTAGCTGGAGCCAACCGAAACCTGGATCTCAAAGTGGTCAGTGGAATCCTACAGGGTCTAGAGATCAACAGAGTGGAAGCTGGGACGATAACGACACTGGTTGCGCGGGCAGTTCTCCTT gTGGCGGTTCCAGCGGTGCAGGTCCATTGAAGCAGGCTCCAGTTCCGTTTGGATCTGGAGGTGCTGCAAATGTTCAGAAACAGGCGTCTCTTGATTACTCGACAGGTTCTCAAGGACGAAGTGGACCAGGACAACATGGTGGATTCCAAGGTTCATCTGGGTCTCCCTTTAGACCAGGACCACATTTTGCTAGTGGATTTCCTCAAGATATTTTTGGACTATTTTATGGAGGAACTGGAAGTCCAGGCGGAGGCCCAGGAGGTCCAGGAGCACCAGGAGGCCCAGGAGCACCAGGAGCACCAGGAGGTGCAGGAGGCCGAGGAGCACCAGGAGGTGCAGGAAGCCCAGGAGCACCAGGAGGTCCAGGAGGTCCAGGAGGTCCAGGAGTTCAAGGAAGATCAGGAGGGGCAGGAGGTTCAGGGGGCTCAGGAGGTTCAGGAAGATCAGGAGGCCCAGGAGGCCCAGGAGCACCAGGAGGCTCAGGAGGCTCAGGAACACCAGGAGGTGCAGGAGCACCAGGAGGTGCAGGAGCACCGGGAGGTCCAGGAGCACCAGGAGGCCCAGGAGCACCAGGAGGCTCAGGAGGCCCAGGGGAAGCAGGAGGTGCAGGAGGGCATGGAGGTGCAGGAGGTGTAGGAGCACCAGGAGGCCCAGGAGGCCCAGGAGCACCAGGAGGTCCAGGAGTTATAGGAAGACCAGGAGGGCATGGAGGTGCAGGGGGCGATGGAGGTGCAGGAACACCAGGAGGGCCAGGAGGTCCAGGGGGCGCAGGAGCTCCAGGAGCACCAGGATATCCAGGAGGTCGAGGAGGTTTAGGAGGCCGAGGAACACCAGGTGGCCCAGGAAGACCAAGAGGCCCTGATGGACCAGATGGCCCAGATGGCCCAGGTAGTCCGGGAGGACCAAGAGGCCATGATTTACCAGGATATCCAGGAGCTTCAGGAAGGCCAGGTGGTCCaggaatattattaattaatta TTATTACTTTCTTGTTGTATATCCAACAAAT CTATTACTCTCCCAACAAGGGAGTCCAGGAGGACCAGGAGGCTATGGTGGACCAGGATATCCAGGAGCTTCAGGAAGGCCAGGTGGTCCAGGAAGTCCAGGAGGACCAGGAGGTTATGGTGGACCAGGAAGTCCAGGGTATCCAGGAGCTTCAGGAGGACCAGGGAGTCCAGGAAATCCAGGATATCCAGGAGCTTCAGGAAGACCAGGTAGTCCACACAGCGCCAACAGCATCGCAACCGCTAACGCCGTCAGCACCGCTTTCGCCGGAGCAAGCCCTGCTAACCAACCCTACTCCGGAACCAAAGGCGCCCCTTCTGGATCCTCTCCGAACGCGTTTGGGAACAAACCTAACTCCGGAAGTACAGGTCGTCCCACTTCTAATAACGGAGACagcaatatattttacatagacGTTAAGCCTGCGCCGGGAAGTCCTGTTGGAATCAAACGTCCTAAACATAGGCCTTCTTTTGGAACGAAACCTGGAGATTCTGGTGCGGGGCAACCTTTTAGGGCACCTGGAGGAAGTCCTGGGAGTCAACCTTCTCCTTCTGGAGGACCTGGAGGAAGCCCTGGAACTCAACCTTATGGAGGATCTGGACCAAGTAGTCCTTCAGCTTTTGGAGGATCTGGAGCAACTAGGCCTTCACCGTTTGGAGGATCTGGGGGAACTAGACCTGGGACTCAACCTTATGGAGGTTCTTCGCCTCATGGTGGTCCTGGGGCAACTAGTCCTGGGACTCAACCTTCACCTTATGGAGGTCCTGATGCAACTAAATCTGGGACACATCCTTCACCTTTTGGCGGTCCTGGAGCAACTAGACCTGGATCTCAACCTTCACCTTTTGGAGGATCTGGAGCAACTAAACCTGGGAGCCAACCTTATGGAGGTCCTGGAGCAACTAAACCTGGGAACCAACCTTATGGAGGTCCTGGAGCAACTAGTCCTGGATCACAACCTTCACCCTTTGGAGGTCCTGGAGCAACTAGTCTTGGGAGTCAACCTTCACCTTTTGGTGGACCAGGAGCAACTAGACCTGGAACTCAACCTTCACCCTTTGGAGGTCCTGGAGCAACCAGACCTGGAACTCAGCCTTCACCCTTTGGAGGTGCCAGTACAAAGCCCTTCGGTGGATCCGGACCTTTCGGTCCAACCAAATCTCCATTTTCTCAGGGAGGACCTACCGGTTCTCCTGGAGCGGGTCACCCGGTAAATCAAGCTCCATTGGGTTCACAGCCCATAGGACCAGGTGGAGTACCTGGAGCAGGCGGTGCAGGTTGCAGTGGAGGTAGTCAAGGTTGCAGCGGAGGATGCAGTGGAGGTAGTCAAGGTTGCAGCGGAGGATGCACTGGCGGTAGTCAAGGTTGTGGAGGTGGATGCAGTAGCGGATCCCCAGGTGGTAAACCTTGTGACCAAGGTGCAGTCAATGTCAACAAAATAGTTGGTCCAGTGGGAGGTGTCCCTTCTCCCAATGATTACTCGCAAACTTCACAACCAGCGTTTCCTGGTCAAACATCTACCGGTGCTGGAAGCGCATATGGCTGCCAGCAGGGAAATTGTGCACCTGGTGCTGGAGGACCGCCGTATATTAacaagattgaaaatgataataatgGGGGATATGCAGGAAATCCTTTTCTGAATGGGAAGGTTCCTAATGTAGTTCCAAGCCCTAATGTAG GTGGTTCATCCTCATCAACCAACAAACCCATCGGTGCCGGAAACCCATTCCTATCAGGCTCAGGACTCGGCAGTACCGGAGCTGGTTCCTGGAGCCAAGAAACAGTTCCCATATCAGGTCCCGATTCTTCAAGTCCCTCAAAACCCGTCGGTAAAGACAATCCCTTCTTCACAGACGTAGAACCCACGCGAGGAGACATTGGAAGCTCATCAGGTCCA GGATCGTATCACATTCCTGGATCCAGTGGAGGAGCGGGTGGAGGTGCTAGAGGTCCTACAGGGATAAATCGAGGTGTGGGAAGCGGAGGAGGCGTTGGACTCTCGGGAGACCTTGCAAGCTTGCCTGGGCATTCGGGAGCTAATGGAGGATTCGGTGGTGCATTTAGCGGTGCTGTGGCTTCTAGCTTTGCTGGAGCTAGTGCTGGAGCTGGAGCTAATGCTGGAGCTGGAGCAGGAGCTGGTGCTG